The genomic DNA ACACAGGGGGTGACCGCCCTCCAGATTCTCGGGCTCCTCGACGGGTTCGACGTCCCCTCCTGGGGCGACGGGACGACGGACTACTACCATCACATGGTCGAAGCGACGAAGGTCGCGTTCGCCGACCGGGACGCGTGGGTGACCGACCCCGCGACGGTCGACATCCCGATAGCGGAGTTGCTCGCGGACGGCTACTTGGACGAGCGACGGGCCCTGATTTCGGCGGAGACCGCCGTGTCGTCTGACCTGGAGTCGGGCGTTCACCACGACGGTCACAGCCGGGCTACTGATTCCCCCGGTGGTGACACCTGTTATTTCACTGTCGTCGACGACGACGGGCTGGCCGTGTCCGTGATACAGTCGATTTACTTCGACTTCGGAGCGGGTGTCGTCGCCGGTGACACCGGCATCATCCCCCAGAACCGAGGGGCGTACTTCTCGCTCGACCCCGCCAGCGTCAACGCGCTGGAACCGGGGAAGCTACCGTTCCACACGCTCATTCCGGGGCTGTTGACGAAGGACGGTGACCCCTGGCTTACGTACGGGACGATGGGCGGGGAAGGCCAACCCCAGACGCAAGCTGCACTGGTGTCTCGTATCGTAGATTACGGCTACGACGTCCAGCAAGCGATCGAGGCACCGAGATGGTTGTACGGCCGAACGTGGGGAACGTCGTCGCGGTCGCTATCCCTCGAAAAGCGCATCGGCGACCGCGTCGTCGACGGTCTGGAGGAGCGCGGTCACACCACCGCGCTGGCGCGTGAATTCGACGCGGCGATGGGGCACGCTCAGGCGATTCGGGTGCACGACGACGGGACACTGTCGGGCGGGTCGGACCCCCGCGGCGACGGAGCGGCTATCGGCTATTGAACCCGCCGGGACGACTGTCGGCCGTCGCCGTTCTCGGAGCGTGGCGTCAGTCGTCGTGGAACGAGTTAATCCCGTCCTGAAACAGAGTAACTGTGTTTCAAAGAGCACGGTCTGACCGTCCTCGGAACGCCGGAGTCCACTCACCGAGAGTGACCGCGCGCCGGAGCGGATGTGGCTTCGACGTGGAGCGAGCTGTCTCCCCCTCCACGGCGGTGAGATGCCGGTAGTCTGGATAGCCGGGCAGTTGGATGACCGTTCGTTTCGAAAAATTGCGAACTATCCTAGCAGGTTTATCCTTGTAGCCCATCACGGGCCATATGCACAAGACGAATCCGCTGTATCGGTCACAGTTAGGTATACCGGGCAACGAGAAGCAACTGGTCTCCAATGCGCTGAACACGGAGGCCGACGAAATCTTCCTCGATCTCGAAGATTCGCTGGCCCCCGGGGAAAAAGAGTCGGCGAGGGCGGATATCATCTCGATAGTCGAGGACGAAGAGTGGACCGACACGGGCCTTGGCTACCGGATCAACGGGACCGACACGCGGTGGTGGTACGAAGATATCATCGAGGTGCTCACCGCCGTCGGCAGCGAAATCGACTGTATCATCGTTCCGAAGGTCACGACGCCGGCGGACCTCGAGACCGTGGCGAACCTCGTCCAGAGCGTCGAAACCAACACCGGACTGCCCGTCGGTTCGGTCACACTCCGCGCACAGATTGAAACGGCGACGGGGATGAACGCGGTGATGGATATCGCACACGCCAGCCAACGGCTCACTGCGATGATGTTCGGGCCGGCGGACTACGCCGCCTCGATTGGTGCTGCACACGGGGCGATAGAGTATCCCGGACACTACTGGCACTATCCGCT from Halomicroarcula saliterrae includes the following:
- the ggt gene encoding gamma-glutamyltransferase, encoding MYDTTETGRPPTRVSNALVAAPHSLASSAGLAVLRAGGSAVDAAIGINAVLAVAYPHMAGLGGDGFWLIASPDSDVRAINASGPAAASATQSFYDGADEIPERGPGGALTVPGAVDGWRLAHEAYGRLSWERLFEDAIGAADDGVPVTEKLAGWMRRDRDVLGADTRAASTYLPGGEPPAAGHRLVQTELADSLRVVANRGPREGFYEGRLATEFCESLGPESPLDPSDFAAYSAAWVDPISVSYRDHTAYALPPNTQGVTALQILGLLDGFDVPSWGDGTTDYYHHMVEATKVAFADRDAWVTDPATVDIPIAELLADGYLDERRALISAETAVSSDLESGVHHDGHSRATDSPGGDTCYFTVVDDDGLAVSVIQSIYFDFGAGVVAGDTGIIPQNRGAYFSLDPASVNALEPGKLPFHTLIPGLLTKDGDPWLTYGTMGGEGQPQTQAALVSRIVDYGYDVQQAIEAPRWLYGRTWGTSSRSLSLEKRIGDRVVDGLEERGHTTALAREFDAAMGHAQAIRVHDDGTLSGGSDPRGDGAAIGY
- a CDS encoding HpcH/HpaI aldolase/citrate lyase family protein, coding for MHKTNPLYRSQLGIPGNEKQLVSNALNTEADEIFLDLEDSLAPGEKESARADIISIVEDEEWTDTGLGYRINGTDTRWWYEDIIEVLTAVGSEIDCIIVPKVTTPADLETVANLVQSVETNTGLPVGSVTLRAQIETATGMNAVMDIAHASQRLTAMMFGPADYAASIGAAHGAIEYPGHYWHYPLSRISHAAASAGLLAIGGPYTDADDSEGFYEACRAERALGYDGKVVIHPDQVEAANSVFSPTIEEAHRAHRIVQQYEAADENDVAAIDGKVIDEEMYRIGEQILSKAKAAGLL